Below is a genomic region from Fusibacter sp. A1.
AGATCAGATTTCCTTCAATCTGCATCAGCACAAGTATGAAGATCAAGAATCCTAACGCATGTGTGGGATTGACCAGTAAAAGGATGAATAAGGAGGGCACAAGACCGATAATCGCTCCTACAACTGGAACAATACTCGTCAGACCGATGAGCACGCTAATAAGAAGCGCATATTCGAATCGGAATAACAACATGCCGATGAAACATAGGATTCCTAGGATAAGCGCTTCTGTCAGCTGACCTACGATGAAGTTTCCAAAAGTCGTGTTGCTGATCGCTAGTGCGTGTCCTATCCTTTTTCTTGCCTTTGGTTTGACATAGGCGTCAAATAGATTGTTAAACTGTCTTTTCAATCGGTCCTTATCCGCTAAGATATAAACGGATAAGATGAGTCCGAGAACCAGATTGAGTATGGATCCGATTAGTCCTGTAGCGAAGATATAAACCCCCGGCAAGACACCACCCAGCGATTTCCCGATGAGGCTAGGAAGCTCTTTGAGCGTACTTTCAAATGTCGAAATATCGATATGGTTGATCTTCAGATAGGAAGCTGTTTTTTCAACGATAGTTTGGAAGTTTACCAAATAGTCGTCCATATTGTCGTATAGCAGCTGGATACTCTGTGAAAACTGAGGAATGACAAATGCGATCAGGGCAAGTGCCAAGCCAATGAAAAACAAATAGGTCGAAATAAGAGCCAAGCTCTTTTTTTGATTCATTTTCAGTCGCTTTGGCAGGTGACGCTCAAAAAGATGAACGAGCACTTTAAATGGTCTGTTCAAAACGAATGCGATCGCAGCACCTAGTATCAGGGGCTGAATCACGCTCAGACCGTTCAATATGCTTGAAAAG
It encodes:
- a CDS encoding AI-2E family transporter encodes the protein MDQSLFRRLLFLITFTVGLVAIVVKFDGIFSSILNGLSVIQPLILGAAIAFVLNRPFKVLVHLFERHLPKRLKMNQKKSLALISTYLFFIGLALALIAFVIPQFSQSIQLLYDNMDDYLVNFQTIVEKTASYLKINHIDISTFESTLKELPSLIGKSLGGVLPGVYIFATGLIGSILNLVLGLILSVYILADKDRLKRQFNNLFDAYVKPKARKRIGHALAISNTTFGNFIVGQLTEALILGILCFIGMLLFRFEYALLISVLIGLTSIVPVVGAIIGLVPSLFILLLVNPTHALGFLIFILVLMQIEGNLIYPRVVGGSIGLPSLWVLSALIIGGGLFGILGMLIGIPLASVAYQLLRADVAVKLKKA